The nucleotide window TGGCTGGAGGGGTTCCGCGCGAGGATGCGCGGCCTGCGCGAGCACCTGCTGCGCTACCGCGACGGCGCCAAGGTCTACAGCGGCACGCACTTCACCGACATGTCGTACGCCGAGCCCATGGAGGCGAACCTGCGCATGCTCACGGCCGCGGGGTTCACACCGGCGGGGGCCGCGCGGGCCTGGTTCACGGCGTACAGCTACACGATCGGCTACGTCATCGAGGAGCAGGCCATGGGGCCCGACCCGGCCTCGGGCGCCGAGGGGTACGACCTCGACGCCCGGGCGGCACGGCTCGCGGAGTATCCGCTGGCCGCGGCGGCGGGGCGGGAGATGTTCGTGGACCACGAACGGGGGTTCGAGGTGGGCCTGGAGGCGGTGTTGGTGGGGATTCGGGAGACGCTGCGGGGCAGACGGGACTTTCGAAACACGCCCTAGGACTACGACCCCGCGCCCCCGAAAGGCCCGGGCCGCGCCCTGGTCTTTTCAGGCCCCCACCGGTCTGCGGCCGGGCATACGACGGGCACCCCGGAGGACCGTACTCCGGGGTGCCCGTCGGTCTGGGGGTTACAGGGGGGCTATCGGGTTTTTCAGGGTGCCGACCAGTTGCAGGGCGCCCGCCGGGTCCGTCAGGTCCACCATCTGCTTGTTGTTGCGGAGCTGGAGGCGGTTGAGGCAGGACAGGGCGAACTCGGGGGCGAACATGTCGTACTGGGCGAACTTGTCGGCGAGTTCGGGCATCGAGTGCTGGTAGTCGCGGACGGTCTCGGCGACCGTGCGCCAGAACTCGTCCTCCTCCAGGACCCCCTCCTCGGCCAGGTTCGCGGCGAGGAAGCGGAAGAAGCAGTCGAAGACGTCCGTGAAGATCGACAGGAGCTTCTTGTCCTCGGGGACCTCCACGCGCAGCCGCTCGACCGCCGGCGGCAGCACCGCCTGCGGGTCCATGACCGCGATCTCCTCGGCGATGTCCTTGTAGATCGCCCGCTCGACGACACCGTCCTTCACGACGAGGATGACGTTCTCGCCGTGCGGCATGAAGACGAGGTCGTAGGCGTAGAAGCTGTGGAGGAGCGGGGTGAAGTACGCCTTCAGATAGCGGCGCAGCCACTCCGTCGGGGTCAGGCCCGAGCGCTCGATCAGCGCGGCGGCGAAGCCGTTGCCCTCGTGGTCGACGTGGACCAGCGAGGCCATCGTCGCCAGCGACTCGCCCTCCAGGAGCGAGGCGACCGGGCTCTCGCGCCACAACGCGGCCAGCATCTTGCGGTACGCGGAGTACTTGTCGGTGGCGGCCTCGTACTCCAGGTGGCGGTAGCCGACGGCGGCGCGCTCGCGGATGATCGACAGGCCCGTCGACTTCAGCACCGGGTCGCTGTCGATGAGTCCGGCCAGCCAGTCGTTGATGGCCGGGGTCGCCTCCATGTACGCCGCCGAGAGGCCGCGCATGAAGCCCATGTTGAGGACGGACAGGGCCGTCTTCACGTAGTGCTTCTCGGGGCTGGAGCTGTTGAAGAAGGTCCGGATCGACTGCTGGGCGAGGTACTCGTCGTCACCCTCACCCAGGCACACCAGGTTCCGCTGGGCGACCTCGGCGGCGAAGGTGACGGTGAGCTTGTTCCACCACTGCCAGGGGTGGACCGGGATGAAGAGGTAGTCGGCGGGGTTCAGCTCCAGTTCGGTGAGCACGGAGTTGAAGCGGGTGACCGTCTCCGCGCCCAGCTCGTCCCGGAGGAACGCCTCGTACTCGATGCCGACGCCCGCCGTGAACGCCGCCCGTGAGCGGTGCGCGGCCAGCCAGACCAGGCGGACCGGGCTCGCCGTCTCGGGGGCGTACGACAGGTACTCGTGGACGCCGAAGCCGAGGCGGCCGTTGTTGGCGACGAAGCAGGGGTGGCCCTCGGTCATCCCGGTCTCGATCGCCTGGAAGCCGCTGTCCACGAGGTCGGAGACCGGCGTCTGCGGCTTGGTGAGCTTGTAGCAGGTGCCGGCCAGGGTGGAGGAGATCTCCTCCAGGTAGACCGGGAGGATCTCGTCGCTCAGGCCGAGGGACCGCTTCAGCTCGATGAAGAAGTCCAGGGCGGCCAGAGGGAGGTCGACGCCGTCTCGTTGACGGGAGATCGAGTCGGCGTCGACCTGCCAGTGGTCGAGGGCGCGCCGGACGGCGGTGAACCCGTAGCGGGTCGAGCCGTCGTCGCTGCGGACCTCGAAGCGGCCGTCGGCGGTGGCCTCCGGCGTGATGAGCCGCTCATGGGCGAACTCGGCGAGGGCCTTGCGGATGAGCAGGCGGTTGGCCCGTGCCCAGTGGTGGGGGGACAGATGCGCCACGGCATCGGACAGGGTCATACAGCCACTCCTCGTGCGGCCAGGCTGTGCCTTTCGAAGAACTGCTCTCGCCTGCAGAAGCTGAGCAGCGCGCGCTTCTCCGGCTTGTCGATCTCGCGCTCGGGGACGAAACCGACGACTTCGTTGAGGGCGTGGACCGCCTTGTTGGTGACATCGGGCTCGACGACGACCCGGCGGGTGTACGGATCGGCGAACAGCTCCGCCATCACGGCGGTGATGACGGCCTTGGTGAAACCGTGGACGGGGCGGTCGGTGGGGGCGACCAGGAAGTGCATGCCGACATCGCCGGGCTCGGGCTCGTACAGGCCGACCAGCTCGACGTACCGGGGGTCGTACCTCTCCATCAGGAACGCCGGCTCGCCGTCGTGCAGACCGAGGAACGCGTCGTGGTGCTCGTGCGCCGCGATCTCCATATAGGCCCGCTCGACGTCCTCCAGTCTCGCGTCCTGCATCATCCAGAACGCGGCCTTGGGGTGCGTGACCCAGCCGTGGAGCAGCTCGGCGTCCTTGAGGGGGTCGAGGGGACGGAAGGTGAGGTTCATACGGCGAACTCCTGGAACGCGATCGTCTTCTCGACCGGGTAGTACTCGGTGCCGAGCAGCTCGCGGATGATGTACGAGTTCCGGTACGGGCCCATGCCCAGGTCGGGCGAGGTGACGCTGTGCGCGTGGACGCCCGCGTTCTGCAGGAAGATCCCGCGGCCGGTGGTGTCGATGGCGTAGTTGCGGGCCACGTCGAAGTTGCCCTGGGAGTCGTAGCGGAGGCGGCTTCTCACCGGCCGCAGGAACTCCGGCTCGGTGTACTTGTAGCCGGTCGCCAGGATCAGGCCCTGCGAGCTGATCTCGTAGTCCTTCTCCTGCTCCTCCTGGCGCAGGCCCAGCGTGTAGGTGCCGTTCTCGTGGCTCACGCTGGTCAGCGCGGAGTTGGTGAGCAGGCGCGTGGGGAGCGGGCCGCCGAGGCTCTTCTGGTAGAGGAGGTCGAAGATCTCGTTGATGAGGTCTCCGTCGATGCCCTTGAACAGGCCCTTCTGCTGGGCCGTGAGCCGGTAGCGCGTGGCCTCCGGCAGCTCGCGGAAGTAGTCGATGTACTCCGGGGAGGTCATCTCCAGCGTGAGCTTGGTGTATTCGAGGGGGAAGAAGCGCGGGGAGCGGGTGACCCAGTTCAGCCGGTAGCCGTGGACGTCGATCTCGCTGAGCAGGTCGTAGTAGATCTCGGCGGCGGACTGGCCGCTGCCGACCAGCGTGATCGAGTCCTTCTTCTGCAGCTCCGCCTTGTGCTGCACATAGCGGGAGTTGTGGATGAAGTCGCCGCCCAGACCCTGCGCGGCCCCCGGTATGTGCGGCGGCGTGCCGGTGCCGAGGACGAGGTGGCGGGCGCGGAGCACGTCACCGGCCTCGGTGCGTACGAGGTACACGTCGTCCTCGTACGTCACCTCCGTCACCGTCGTGTCGAAGCGGACGTTGCTCAGCCGGTTCGCGGCCCAGCGGCAGTAGTCGTCGTACTCGACCCGCAGGGGGTAGAAGTTCTCGCGGATGTAGAACGAGTACAGGCGGCCCGAGTCCTTCAGGTAGTTGAGGAAGGAGTACGGGGAGGTCGGGTCGGCGAGGGTGACCAGGTCGGACATGAACGGGGTCTGGAGGTGGGCGCCGTCGAGGAACATCCCCGAGTGCCACTCGAAGGCCGGCTTCGAGTCCAAAAAGATCCCGTCGAGCTCGGCGATGGGCTCGGTGAGGCAGGCGAGGCCGAGGTTGAAGGGTCCCAGTCCGATGCCGATGAAGTCGTGCGTTTTCACGGCGGGTTCAGGAAGCGCGGTCAAGGGACTCTCCAAGGTACTGCTCGGCGTGGCCGGCGATCAGATCGAGTACGGCGGCGATGTCCTCGGCCGTGGTCTCGGGGTTGAGCAGGGTGAACTTCAGATAGTGGCGACCGGCGACCTTGGTGCCCGCGACCACCGCGTCGCCCGAGGCGAACAGGGCCTTGCGGGCGTACAGGTTGGCGCGGTCGATCTCCGCCGGGTCGGTGACGGTCTCGGGGATGTAGCGGAAGACCAGAGTGGACAGCCGGGGCTCGACGACCACGTCGTAGCGCGGGTCTGCGGCGAGCAGCTGCCAGCCCTCCCCGGCCAGGTCGCAGACCTCGTCGAAGAGCCGGCCGATGCCGTCGGCGCCCATCGTGCGCAGCGTCATCCACAGCTTGAGCGCGTCGAAGCGGCGGGTGGTCTGGAGGGACTTGTCGACCTGGTTGGGGATGCGCTCCTGCACCATGCGGCGCGGGTTGAGGTACTCCGCGTGATAGGTGGCGTGGCGCAGGGTGGCGGCGTCCTTGACCAGTACGGCGGAGGAACTCACCGGCTGGAAGAAGGACTTGTGGTAGTCGACGGTGACGGAGTCGGCGCGCTCGATGCCGTCGAGGAGGTCGCGGCGCTTCAGCGAGGCGAGCAGACCGCAGCCGTACGCGGCGTCGACATGCATCCAGGCCCCGAACTGCGCGCACAGCTCGGCCGTCTCGGGCAGCGGGTCGATGGAGCCGAAGTCGGTGGTGCCGGCGGTGGCGACGACGGCCATGGGGACGAGGCCGGCGCTGGTGCAGCGCTCCAGCTCACGGGCGAGGGCGACCGTCTGCATCCGCTTGTTGGCGTCGACGGGGATGGAGACGACCGCGTCCTGACCGAGGCCGAGCAGTTTCGCCGACTTCTTGACGCTGAAGTGACTGACCTCGGAGGCGAAGACGCGCAGTTTGGCGAGGGAGTCGGTTTTGGCCTCCTCGCGGGCGAGCAGCAGCGCCTGGAGGTTGGACTGTGAGCCGCCGGAGGTGAACACGCCGTCGGCGGCCTCGCCGAAGCCGATGCGCTCGTTCGTCCAGTCGATGAGCTTGCGCTCGATCAGGGTGCCGCCGGCCGACTGGTCCCAGGTGTCGAGGGAGGAGTTGACGGCCGAGAGGACGGCCTCGCCGAGCACGGCCGGGATGACGACCGGGCAGTTGAGGTGGGCCAGGTAGCGCGGGTGGTGGAAGTAGATCGCGTCGCGGAGGTAGACGTCCTCCAGCTCGTCCAGCACCGCGGTGGTGTCGTGCAGCGGCTTGTCGAGGTCGATCTGCTCGATGCGGGGGGAGAGGGCGTCGACGGTGACACCGGTGAACGGTCGGTCGGTGGTGGCGAGTTTGGCCGCCACCCGCTCCACGCCTTCGGTCACGGTGCGGCGGTACCGCTCCGCGGTCGTGTCATTGAGCAGGTGCGAGCGCATGGGGAGGTCCTCCGAGCGGGGCGGTCCGGGTGGGACGGAGAGGTGAGTGCGGGGGATGATCACATCGTCCAACTTAGGTAAGCCTAACCTAACTAATGTGGGCGAAGGCCTGACTCACCCGTGACTGTCGTCACTTCGGTCACTCCGGTCACTCAGGCCACGCCGTATACGCGTCCGCCGACTAGTCGCCCTGCTCCCGCAACTGCTCCTCGGTCAGGCCCTCACGCCAGTAACCGACGAACGTCACCCGCCGCTTGTCGATCCCGCGCTCCCGCACGAGATGCCGGCGCAGCTCCTTGACCCGCCCGGACTCACCGGCGATCCAGGCGTACGGCAGCTCCGCGGGCGGCAGCCGGGCGGCGCGGATCGCGTCGAGCGCGGCTGGGGCACCCTCGTCGCGCACGAGCCAGGTGATGTGGGCGTCGGCCGCGCTGACCAGGTCCTGGACGTCCCCGGCGTGGTGGACCTCCAGCCACACCCGGGCCGGCGTACCGGCGGGCAGCGACTCCAGGATCGCGGAGGCGGCGGGCAGGGCCGTCTCGTCGCCCCAGATCAGCACCAGGTCGGTGTCCTCGGGCGGACGGAAACGGATGGCGCGGTTGTCGGCGATCGCGGGGCCGAGGAGGACGACACGGTCGCCCTGCCCGGCGGCCGAGGCCCAGCGGGAGGCGGGTCCGGCGGGCACGGCGGCGCCCGGCTCCACGCCGTGCAGCACGAAGTCGATGTCGATCTCGGTGGTCGTACCGTGGGCGTCGGTGCGCAGGGCCCGCAGGGTGTACGAGCGCATCACCGCCCGTACGTCGTCCGGCAGTTCACGCCATCCCTGCCACCAGCCCTCGCCCAGTTCGTGGGGCACGGCCGGGGCGTCCTGCCCCGGGTGCGGCAGGAAGAGGGAGAGCGACTGGTCCCGGCCGTCGGAGTGGAAGTGCCGCAGGTCGTCCCCCGCGAACGAGACCCGGACGAGCGACGGCCCGAGCCGCGTCGTCCGCACGACCTGAAGGGAGAAGAAACGGAACGGGGCGGCTACGGCCGTCGTCATGAGATGGCTCCTGAGTCGACGTCAGCGAGTCGTGGAGGCCCGCGCCCCGGTTCCTTCAGGGGCGCGGGGCCGGGACACTATGCGGCTCCGCCGCGCGGGCGCGACGAGCCGCAGTCGGTCCGCGGCTCACATGCCACGCTCAGCCGACCTTCTTGGCGTTCTCGATCGCTTCCGCCAGCTCTTCGAGCAGCGGCGTGCACTTGTCGTACGACAGAATCGGCTCGGGCGAACGGGAGATGACCTGCCCGGCCTTCACCGCGGGCAGCTTCTTCCATGTGGCCTCGGTG belongs to Streptomyces graminofaciens and includes:
- a CDS encoding GNAT family N-acetyltransferase produces the protein MNLTFRPLDPLKDAELLHGWVTHPKAAFWMMQDARLEDVERAYMEIAAHEHHDAFLGLHDGEPAFLMERYDPRYVELVGLYEPEPGDVGMHFLVAPTDRPVHGFTKAVITAVMAELFADPYTRRVVVEPDVTNKAVHALNEVVGFVPEREIDKPEKRALLSFCRREQFFERHSLAARGVAV
- the desA gene encoding lysine decarboxylase DesA, which translates into the protein MRSHLLNDTTAERYRRTVTEGVERVAAKLATTDRPFTGVTVDALSPRIEQIDLDKPLHDTTAVLDELEDVYLRDAIYFHHPRYLAHLNCPVVIPAVLGEAVLSAVNSSLDTWDQSAGGTLIERKLIDWTNERIGFGEAADGVFTSGGSQSNLQALLLAREEAKTDSLAKLRVFASEVSHFSVKKSAKLLGLGQDAVVSIPVDANKRMQTVALARELERCTSAGLVPMAVVATAGTTDFGSIDPLPETAELCAQFGAWMHVDAAYGCGLLASLKRRDLLDGIERADSVTVDYHKSFFQPVSSSAVLVKDAATLRHATYHAEYLNPRRMVQERIPNQVDKSLQTTRRFDALKLWMTLRTMGADGIGRLFDEVCDLAGEGWQLLAADPRYDVVVEPRLSTLVFRYIPETVTDPAEIDRANLYARKALFASGDAVVAGTKVAGRHYLKFTLLNPETTAEDIAAVLDLIAGHAEQYLGESLDRAS
- a CDS encoding lysine N(6)-hydroxylase/L-ornithine N(5)-oxygenase family protein, yielding MTALPEPAVKTHDFIGIGLGPFNLGLACLTEPIAELDGIFLDSKPAFEWHSGMFLDGAHLQTPFMSDLVTLADPTSPYSFLNYLKDSGRLYSFYIRENFYPLRVEYDDYCRWAANRLSNVRFDTTVTEVTYEDDVYLVRTEAGDVLRARHLVLGTGTPPHIPGAAQGLGGDFIHNSRYVQHKAELQKKDSITLVGSGQSAAEIYYDLLSEIDVHGYRLNWVTRSPRFFPLEYTKLTLEMTSPEYIDYFRELPEATRYRLTAQQKGLFKGIDGDLINEIFDLLYQKSLGGPLPTRLLTNSALTSVSHENGTYTLGLRQEEQEKDYEISSQGLILATGYKYTEPEFLRPVRSRLRYDSQGNFDVARNYAIDTTGRGIFLQNAGVHAHSVTSPDLGMGPYRNSYIIRELLGTEYYPVEKTIAFQEFAV
- a CDS encoding siderophore-interacting protein, coding for MTTAVAAPFRFFSLQVVRTTRLGPSLVRVSFAGDDLRHFHSDGRDQSLSLFLPHPGQDAPAVPHELGEGWWQGWRELPDDVRAVMRSYTLRALRTDAHGTTTEIDIDFVLHGVEPGAAVPAGPASRWASAAGQGDRVVLLGPAIADNRAIRFRPPEDTDLVLIWGDETALPAASAILESLPAGTPARVWLEVHHAGDVQDLVSAADAHITWLVRDEGAPAALDAIRAARLPPAELPYAWIAGESGRVKELRRHLVRERGIDKRRVTFVGYWREGLTEEQLREQGD
- a CDS encoding IucA/IucC family protein, yielding MTLSDAVAHLSPHHWARANRLLIRKALAEFAHERLITPEATADGRFEVRSDDGSTRYGFTAVRRALDHWQVDADSISRQRDGVDLPLAALDFFIELKRSLGLSDEILPVYLEEISSTLAGTCYKLTKPQTPVSDLVDSGFQAIETGMTEGHPCFVANNGRLGFGVHEYLSYAPETASPVRLVWLAAHRSRAAFTAGVGIEYEAFLRDELGAETVTRFNSVLTELELNPADYLFIPVHPWQWWNKLTVTFAAEVAQRNLVCLGEGDDEYLAQQSIRTFFNSSSPEKHYVKTALSVLNMGFMRGLSAAYMEATPAINDWLAGLIDSDPVLKSTGLSIIRERAAVGYRHLEYEAATDKYSAYRKMLAALWRESPVASLLEGESLATMASLVHVDHEGNGFAAALIERSGLTPTEWLRRYLKAYFTPLLHSFYAYDLVFMPHGENVILVVKDGVVERAIYKDIAEEIAVMDPQAVLPPAVERLRVEVPEDKKLLSIFTDVFDCFFRFLAANLAEEGVLEEDEFWRTVAETVRDYQHSMPELADKFAQYDMFAPEFALSCLNRLQLRNNKQMVDLTDPAGALQLVGTLKNPIAPL
- a CDS encoding TetR/AcrR family transcriptional regulator C-terminal domain-containing protein, whose amino-acid sequence is MVPRNSPRLDKKQVADTALRLLNEVGLEGLSLRAIAKELDVQAPALYWHFKNKQDLLDEMATEMVRRMAADWARLPPGSPGPDGDWLEGFRARMRGLREHLLRYRDGAKVYSGTHFTDMSYAEPMEANLRMLTAAGFTPAGAARAWFTAYSYTIGYVIEEQAMGPDPASGAEGYDLDARAARLAEYPLAAAAGREMFVDHERGFEVGLEAVLVGIRETLRGRRDFRNTP